One Aureibacillus halotolerans genomic window, ACAATTAAAGGCACATGCGTAAACGAATCGTAAAAGGCATTGTGCTTTTGAATTAATCCGTGAGCACCCATTGAATCCCCATGATCAGAAGTAAAGATCACAACAGTATCTTCTTTCAACCTTAAGCGTTCCAAGGTTTCCATCACACGACCTACATTGTCGTCTATGAAATTGATCATGCCGTAATGGATTGCTCTGACTCTGCGGATCAGATCGTCATCAGCTTTATCCATCGCATCCATTATATGCGCAACTTTTTGGCGTTCAGGCTTGTCTTTTAAATCATCTCTTGGTGGAAGAGGAACATTTTCCAGATCATACATACTGCCATAGGGCTCTGGCACCTGATAAGGTGTGTGGGGATCAGGAAAGGACAGCCACATAAAGAACGGTTGGTGAGTTTGGCGAACATTTTCTAAATAATCAATTGCCGAATCACCGAGTAACTGCGTTCCACACTTTTCATAAGACGCGGGATTTACCCCATGTCCCAGTGGACTCCTCCAGCAATGATCCACGGCCCATTGATGCGCGGAGGCCGCTTCAGGATCATTTTCATACCCTTCCACTAAGTGGCCATGATGCCCCTGTTTAATGTAGTCAAACACCTCATGCAACGTACTCTGTCTATTCGCTGAATCAAAAGCGTTTTCGTTCTCCATAAAAGCATGATTTTTGCCAATTAATGCGGTCTGATAGTCGTTTTCTTTTAAGACTTGTGGCAGTGACACTTCCAATGGATTGATCAGCATATGATTCGCATGACACCGAATCGTGGATGCATACCTCCCCGTCATCATTGAAGACCTGGACGGTGAACAGGCTGGATAATTACAAAACGCGTTGTCAAACACAACGCCGTTTTGAGCCAAACGTTCGAGGTGTGGTGTTTTTACAATTGGATTTCCGTATACCCCTAACGTATCTGCAGACTGCTGATCCGTTTGAATAAGGATAATATTCGGCTTTTTCATCATATATTGGTTCCCTCTTTTGCTGATGGAATTGGCTGTTCCGAAAAAGTGTGTCCATTCACAAATAAAGTACCTTCATTTCTTATATTCAATGGATTTTAGAGTGATTTTTCAATCTTTTATTCCAAAAATCACTCCTCCTCACTTTTTACAAACTCTACGTATTGTATCCAGTGGATGCTATTTATCAACCTTCGTCCTCATCCTCCCCAAACATCATATGGGGCTTTGTTTTACGATAATACGCAAGACGATCCGCCCGTGTCCCGGTGTGTAGTTCAAGCAAATGGCCGTCGGGATCGTAAAAGTACAAACTTTTCCGATCTTCCTCCGCACGTTCTCGCCCTTTCAAAATAGAAACGCCATATGCGGTGAGGTGCTGTTTCCATACCTCCACATCGTCTTCAGAAATTGAAAACGCAAGATGGGTATAGCTTTGTTGTACAGGCTGTCGGCTGGTGTTCTCATTTAGCGCAATCCACTCGCCTCCAATATCGAGGTAGGCGGTCGTTCTTCCTTGCACAAGGCGTTTTCCTTTAAGGACATCTGTATAAAACACCAAAGAGGTCTCTACATTCTGCACCTCAAAGCATATATGGTTCATACCATGAATCTCCACCACTCCACGCTGCCTTTCTACTGTGGTATTGTAGCTCCAAGGAGGTCGTTCGTATGGAGCTTTCCCTTTTAGATACATCGCCTGTACTCGCCGAGGAAAAGGATACACATGCGCTTGCAAACACCATCGCTTTGGCAAAAACGGCTGATAGGCTAGGCTTTAAACGCTATTGGTTTAGTGAGCACCACGAGCTTAACGGCATCGCCAGTGCGTCACCAGCTGTAATGATTGCGGCGATTGGCAGCCAAACGACTCAGATCAGGCTTGGTGCTGGGGCCGTACTGCTTCCCCTTCACACGCCGTATCGTGTTGCAGAAACCTATAGACAGCTGGCGACACTTTATCCTGGGCGAATCGATCTCGGCATTGGACGAGCCCAAGGTGCCCCAGCAGAAGTAGCGATTGCGTTAACAGGCAATTTCCTCGAAAAAGTTCGCCTGCATCCTGAACGTCTAGATGAGC contains:
- a CDS encoding sulfatase family protein produces the protein MMKKPNIILIQTDQQSADTLGVYGNPIVKTPHLERLAQNGVVFDNAFCNYPACSPSRSSMMTGRYASTIRCHANHMLINPLEVSLPQVLKENDYQTALIGKNHAFMENENAFDSANRQSTLHEVFDYIKQGHHGHLVEGYENDPEAASAHQWAVDHCWRSPLGHGVNPASYEKCGTQLLGDSAIDYLENVRQTHQPFFMWLSFPDPHTPYQVPEPYGSMYDLENVPLPPRDDLKDKPERQKVAHIMDAMDKADDDLIRRVRAIHYGMINFIDDNVGRVMETLERLRLKEDTVVIFTSDHGDSMGAHGLIQKHNAFYDSFTHVPLIVTWPGKISPQSSKPLVELVDLMPTLLELSGSVVPHGVQGRSFAPILFEQAYSPREYVVIESGEEGEPMTLSEITDRPKDPFDESCFVWCAHREAWLGKGKSIRTHDWKLNIYTNGDGELYDLQNDPDELVNLFGKPEHESITVELERKLLRWSMQQEDSLPENKTAKLQYRNKQRVQSKRLNECNENNG
- the fosB gene encoding metallothiol transferase FosB — protein: MNHICFEVQNVETSLVFYTDVLKGKRLVQGRTTAYLDIGGEWIALNENTSRQPVQQSYTHLAFSISEDDVEVWKQHLTAYGVSILKGRERAEEDRKSLYFYDPDGHLLELHTGTRADRLAYYRKTKPHMMFGEDEDEG